From a region of the Fischerella sp. JS2 genome:
- a CDS encoding diflavin flavoprotein: MVALTARENTKPQGRLTMQTIEIGVETIAIRSLDWDRDRFDIEFGLQNGTTYNSFLIQGEKTALVDTSHRKFQQLYLDVVKGLIDLSTLDYLIISHTEPDHSGLVKEVLQLAPQVTVVGAKVAIQFLENMVHQPFPSLIVKNGDHLDLGNGHELEFVCAPNLHWPDTIFTYDRKTRILYTCDAFGMHYCDDHTFDEDPELVEQDFKYYYDCLMGPNARSVLSAIKRMEKLDVGMIATGHGPLLQHHLSNWVNCYQKWSQEQAKTDTLVALFYCEDYGYSDQLARAIAHGITRNGVAVELVDLSTAEPQEVRELVNQATGLVIGMPSQSDQNAHAALSTILAAAHNKQAVGLFETGGGEDEPIYPLRNKFQEIGLTEAFPPILIKEPPTQATEQMCDEAGTDIGQWLTRDRTIKQIKTLDNDLERALGRLSSGLYILTAQKADVSSAMLASWVMQASMNPLGVAIAVAKDRAIESLLHVGDRFILNVLEEDNYQSLMKHFLKRFPPGADRFADIKTYPASNGCPILADALAYMECEVTTRMECSDHWIIYSNVHTGRVAKLDALTAVHHRKVGNHY; encoded by the coding sequence ATGGTTGCACTAACTGCTCGTGAAAACACCAAACCGCAAGGTCGCTTGACCATGCAAACAATTGAGATTGGGGTTGAAACGATCGCTATTCGTTCTCTAGATTGGGATCGCGATCGCTTTGATATTGAGTTTGGATTGCAGAACGGTACAACCTATAATTCCTTTCTCATTCAAGGTGAAAAGACTGCCCTGGTTGATACTTCTCACCGCAAGTTTCAACAATTGTATTTAGATGTAGTCAAAGGATTAATTGACCTGTCAACTTTAGATTACTTAATTATTAGCCATACGGAACCAGACCACAGTGGACTGGTGAAAGAGGTATTGCAGTTAGCCCCCCAAGTCACAGTAGTCGGGGCTAAAGTTGCCATCCAATTTTTGGAAAACATGGTACATCAGCCATTCCCATCTCTAATAGTTAAAAATGGCGATCACTTGGATTTAGGCAATGGACATGAGTTAGAGTTTGTCTGTGCTCCCAATCTTCATTGGCCAGATACCATTTTTACCTACGATAGAAAAACCCGCATCCTTTATACTTGTGATGCTTTTGGGATGCACTACTGCGATGACCACACCTTTGACGAAGATCCAGAACTAGTAGAACAAGACTTTAAATATTACTATGATTGCCTGATGGGACCGAATGCGCGTTCTGTGCTGTCTGCGATCAAGCGGATGGAAAAATTAGATGTCGGCATGATTGCCACAGGACACGGCCCTTTATTGCAACACCACCTCTCAAACTGGGTAAATTGTTATCAAAAATGGAGCCAGGAACAAGCCAAAACAGATACCTTGGTTGCCCTCTTCTACTGTGAAGATTACGGTTACAGTGACCAATTAGCAAGAGCGATCGCTCATGGCATCACGAGAAATGGTGTTGCAGTAGAACTGGTAGATTTAAGTACTGCTGAACCTCAAGAAGTCCGGGAATTGGTAAATCAAGCAACTGGTTTGGTGATTGGAATGCCATCCCAATCTGATCAAAATGCCCATGCAGCTTTAAGTACCATTCTCGCTGCTGCCCACAACAAACAAGCAGTAGGGCTGTTTGAAACTGGTGGTGGGGAAGATGAACCGATTTATCCACTACGAAACAAGTTTCAAGAAATTGGACTCACTGAAGCTTTTCCCCCGATTCTGATCAAAGAACCGCCTACACAGGCAACTGAACAAATGTGTGATGAAGCGGGAACTGATATCGGACAATGGTTAACACGCGATCGCACTATTAAACAAATCAAAACTCTCGACAATGACTTAGAACGGGCATTAGGAAGACTTAGCAGTGGACTTTATATTCTTACTGCCCAAAAAGCCGATGTTAGTAGTGCTATGTTAGCCTCCTGGGTGATGCAAGCAAGTATGAATCCTTTAGGAGTTGCCATTGCAGTTGCCAAAGATCGGGCAATAGAATCTTTATTGCATGTAGGCGATCGCTTTATTCTCAACGTCCTTGAGGAAGACAACTACCAAAGTTTAATGAAACACTTCCTCAAGCGTTTTCCCCCCGGTGCAGATCGGTTTGCAGATATTAAGACTTACCCCGCTAGCAATGGCTGTCCCATTTTGGCAGACGCCCTAGCATACATGGAATGCGAAGTTACAACCCGCATGGAGTGTAGCGATCACTGGATCATTTACAGCAACGTCCACACTGGTAGAGTCGCCAAACTAGATGCCCTCACCGCCGTCCACCATCGGAAGGTTGGTAATCACTATTAA
- a CDS encoding diflavin flavoprotein, with protein MSVSTLSPTLTRPRDVQVAEIGINTLVLRSRTWERLKFEVEYARQKGTTANSYLIQAKQTALIDPPGESFTQIFLEELHKHQDLTQLDYIILNHVNPNRMATLKVLLEKAPQVKIVCSKPGANVLKNTFPEWESKIQLVRSEDILDLGEGHQLQFVTVPTPRWADGMCTYDVATRILYTDKLFGVHVCGDVLFDEDWKQLDGDRRYYFECLHATQAKQVEAALDKLAPLKAKYYAPGHGPIVRYSLSRFSYDYRQWCQEQKNQELRVALLYASAYGNTATLAQAIAQGLIQTGVAVESINCELAEPSEITRAIEACDGFIIGSPTLGGHAPTQIQTALGIVLSAAAKTKLAGVFGSYGWSGEAIDLIENKLLDANYRLGFNTIRIRFSPTEFTLQQCQDAGADFAQVLKKKKKLRTPRQALTVAQVDRTEQAVGRIIGSLCVLSTRRGDSHSGILTSWVSQATFNPPGLMIAIAQDQNADSMIHPGDQFVLNILQEGRNLRRYFSYHSTPGENPFAQLTTTTANNGCLILSDALAYLECTVQQRTQCGDRWLIYATVDKGEVLEPTGVTAIQHRKSGSHY; from the coding sequence ATGTCTGTCTCAACTTTATCTCCAACTCTCACCCGTCCCCGTGATGTTCAAGTTGCTGAAATTGGAATTAATACCTTAGTTTTGCGATCGCGAACTTGGGAACGTCTCAAGTTTGAGGTTGAGTATGCCCGCCAAAAAGGCACAACAGCGAATTCTTATTTGATTCAAGCCAAGCAAACTGCTTTGATTGATCCTCCTGGCGAGTCTTTTACCCAGATTTTTTTAGAAGAGTTACACAAACACCAAGATTTAACTCAGTTAGACTACATCATTCTCAATCATGTCAATCCTAACCGGATGGCAACTCTCAAAGTCTTGCTGGAAAAAGCACCTCAAGTCAAGATTGTCTGTTCTAAACCTGGTGCGAATGTTCTCAAAAACACCTTTCCTGAGTGGGAGTCAAAAATACAACTTGTTCGTTCCGAAGATATTCTAGATTTGGGCGAGGGGCATCAATTGCAATTTGTTACAGTACCAACTCCCCGATGGGCAGATGGTATGTGTACCTACGACGTTGCTACCCGCATTCTTTATACTGACAAATTGTTTGGCGTACATGTCTGTGGTGATGTCCTATTTGATGAAGATTGGAAGCAACTGGATGGCGATCGCCGTTATTATTTTGAATGTCTGCACGCCACCCAAGCTAAACAAGTAGAAGCAGCTTTAGATAAATTAGCACCTCTAAAAGCGAAATATTACGCCCCTGGCCATGGGCCGATTGTTCGCTACAGTCTTAGTCGCTTTAGTTACGATTACCGCCAATGGTGTCAAGAACAAAAAAATCAAGAATTGCGAGTAGCTTTGCTTTATGCTTCTGCCTACGGTAACACGGCAACTTTAGCACAGGCGATCGCCCAAGGCTTAATTCAAACTGGGGTGGCAGTGGAATCAATCAACTGCGAACTGGCAGAACCCAGTGAAATTACTCGCGCGATTGAAGCTTGCGATGGCTTTATCATTGGTTCTCCCACTTTGGGCGGTCATGCACCCACCCAAATTCAAACTGCTTTGGGAATTGTCCTCTCGGCGGCGGCGAAAACGAAACTAGCGGGTGTATTTGGTTCCTACGGTTGGAGTGGAGAAGCGATCGACCTGATTGAAAATAAACTATTAGATGCCAATTATCGCTTAGGGTTTAACACCATCCGCATTCGCTTCAGTCCTACTGAGTTCACTTTGCAACAATGCCAAGATGCCGGAGCAGATTTTGCCCAAGTCTTGAAAAAGAAAAAGAAACTCCGCACTCCCCGCCAAGCATTAACAGTAGCGCAAGTAGACCGGACAGAACAAGCTGTTGGACGCATCATTGGTTCTTTGTGTGTCCTTAGCACTCGACGCGGAGATAGCCACAGTGGAATCCTCACATCTTGGGTATCACAAGCTACTTTTAATCCTCCTGGTTTGATGATTGCGATTGCCCAAGATCAAAATGCCGATTCCATGATTCATCCCGGTGATCAATTTGTCCTGAATATTCTCCAAGAAGGTCGCAACCTCAGACGTTATTTTTCCTACCACAGTACTCCAGGGGAGAATCCTTTTGCTCAATTAACAACCACAACAGCTAACAACGGTTGCTTAATTCTCAGTGATGCCCTTGCCTATCTAGAATGTACCGTGCAACAACGAACTCAATGTGGCGATCGCTGGTTAATTTATGCCACTGTAGATAAAGGCGAAGTGTTAGAACCGACAGGTGTCACTGCCATTCAGCATCGGAAATCAGGTAGTCATTATTAA
- a CDS encoding HdeD family acid-resistance protein, translating into MIVLGIAAIAEPFIATVAVARVLSWTFFFVGIVRTIYAFQSRRQRGFWLKLLIGIVYIIVGIMLLSNIFGATLTLTLAFGWVILVQGIFEVIAAFQVRPDPQWGWMLFSGIIAIILGILILYRWPIDAVWLLGTFTGISFLFSGAWMIIVPWAISKHLSRI; encoded by the coding sequence ATGATTGTGCTAGGTATTGCAGCGATCGCAGAACCATTCATTGCTACAGTCGCCGTTGCACGTGTCCTCTCCTGGACTTTTTTTTTCGTAGGTATCGTCCGAACAATTTACGCCTTTCAGTCTAGGCGACAACGGGGTTTCTGGCTAAAACTATTGATTGGGATTGTCTACATTATTGTCGGGATTATGTTACTGAGCAACATTTTTGGGGCTACTCTCACCCTCACCTTAGCCTTTGGATGGGTCATCTTAGTTCAGGGTATTTTTGAGGTGATTGCGGCATTCCAAGTGCGTCCAGATCCACAATGGGGTTGGATGTTGTTCAGTGGCATCATCGCAATTATCTTAGGGATTTTAATTTTATATCGGTGGCCTATAGATGCAGTTTGGTTGCTAGGCACCTTCACAGGAATTAGTTTCCTATTTTCGGGCGCTTGGATGATCATCGTGCCTTGGGCAATTAGTAAGCATCTATCGAGAATTTGA
- the tnpA gene encoding IS200/IS605 family transposase, producing MKTVYNHYNHAVGLATVHLIWIPCRRARVFANNENLKLRCIEVFQSVANDKKWIIKALEVAPDHIHLLVEYDPHHSISQIVKAFKGRSSRLLRKEFPELLRLPSLWTHSYMFDTTGKISTQKVLEYINDPLHG from the coding sequence ATGAAAACTGTTTATAATCATTACAATCATGCTGTTGGATTAGCTACTGTCCATTTAATCTGGATACCATGCAGACGCGCTCGTGTATTCGCTAATAACGAAAACTTAAAACTTCGATGCATTGAAGTATTCCAGTCTGTTGCTAATGACAAGAAGTGGATTATCAAAGCATTAGAAGTTGCGCCGGATCATATACATCTACTAGTTGAATATGATCCGCACCACTCAATATCTCAAATAGTTAAAGCTTTTAAAGGAAGGTCATCAAGACTACTAAGAAAAGAATTTCCAGAATTATTGAGATTACCTAGCTTATGGACACATTCTTATATGTTTGACACGACTGGAAAGATTAGTACTCAGAAGGTTTTAGAGTATATTAATGACCCCCTTCACGGATGA
- a CDS encoding transposase yields the protein MKTLKFKLYQHKRNRFLKRMINASGIIYNHCIALHKRYYRMWGKHLSCAKLQSHIAKLRKCNPFWQTVGSQSVQDICQRIEKAYQLFFKHNKKGVRPPGFKKVKKYKSFTLKQSGYKFLGGNRVKIGNKVYQFWKSREIEGTVKTLTIKRTPLGELFMIIVVDDCSNSKIKFATGRIAGFDFGLKTFLTCSDGTKIESPQFLKQSLNAIRKASRQHSKKLKGSSNRERFRKNLVRKYEDISHRRRDWFWKLAHKLTDNFDVLCFETLNLKGMQRLWGRKISDLARREFLQILEWIAKKKHKQVVFVDQWYPSTKTCSSCGHILEKLDLSIRRWRCPSCQSENDRDENASLNIKRVGSSTLGVGDVRQSQTAISV from the coding sequence ATGAAAACCCTGAAGTTTAAACTGTATCAGCACAAAAGAAATAGATTCCTCAAGCGCATGATTAACGCGAGTGGGATAATCTACAATCATTGTATTGCCCTACACAAACGCTACTATCGAATGTGGGGCAAACACTTAAGCTGTGCAAAACTTCAATCTCATATTGCCAAACTGCGGAAATGTAATCCATTTTGGCAAACAGTAGGTTCTCAATCAGTACAAGATATTTGTCAACGCATTGAGAAAGCCTACCAATTATTTTTTAAACACAACAAAAAAGGAGTTAGACCGCCAGGATTTAAAAAAGTTAAGAAATACAAATCATTCACTCTTAAACAATCTGGATACAAGTTTTTAGGTGGAAATCGAGTCAAGATTGGGAACAAAGTTTATCAATTTTGGAAGTCGAGAGAGATAGAGGGAACAGTCAAAACCTTAACCATAAAACGCACTCCTTTAGGCGAGCTATTTATGATTATAGTTGTTGATGATTGTTCTAATTCAAAAATCAAGTTTGCGACTGGTAGAATAGCGGGATTTGATTTTGGATTAAAAACATTCCTCACTTGCTCGGACGGAACAAAAATTGAGTCTCCCCAATTTTTAAAACAATCATTAAATGCCATTAGGAAAGCTAGCCGACAGCATTCTAAAAAACTCAAAGGTTCATCAAACAGAGAGCGATTTAGAAAAAATCTAGTTCGCAAATATGAGGATATTTCTCATCGTAGACGTGATTGGTTTTGGAAACTCGCTCATAAATTAACAGATAATTTTGATGTGCTTTGTTTTGAAACCTTAAATCTTAAAGGAATGCAACGTCTTTGGGGTAGGAAAATATCAGACTTGGCGAGGCGTGAATTTCTGCAAATTCTAGAATGGATTGCTAAGAAGAAACATAAACAAGTAGTGTTTGTAGATCAATGGTATCCATCCACAAAAACTTGTTCTAGCTGTGGACACATTTTAGAAAAATTGGATTTGTCGATTAGACGCTGGCGTTGTCCTTCATGTCAATCTGAAAATGATAGAGATGAAAACGCCAGTCTTAATATTAAAAGAGTCGGGAGTTCGACTCTAGGCGTAGGAGATGTTAGACAGTCTCAGACTGCAATCTCTGTTTGA
- a CDS encoding alpha/beta hydrolase, giving the protein MNSLFRKWVSTLKKNWQLLVLSTVLPTFGLSHSALAAERIYASYSAIERSVSVTALENFATNGLVDEELAVYTQFLKPEQLQELRRVLVSPIKVDPVAVSQFLYTPQGEFLLKRLGGVIRTESRQPNPGFHALRSALILAANEPGGLTLLNLVRKYPNSSIHIDLARTLGIAAELTKLVNDTNRAVAAVFQKSATEAANIPPSLNLSKLPDVRHQGKFVVTKNSLNQIDGARGRERLLLSDVYLPNARSKVPVIVISHGLGTDSSNFRYLAEYLASHGFAVIVPNHPGSNTQQLRSLLNGSAKEISQADEFYNRPLDIKYILDRLENDVNFKNRLNLQQVGVIGQSFGGYTALALAGAKINFKQLNKDCNEQALQQTWNMSLLFQCRALELHGNNYGISYNLRDERVKAVIAINPITSSIFGEAGLSQIKIPVMIVAGSDDTIAPALYEQIQPFSWITNSHKYLVLLAGGTHFSTIGESGKTSKQMPLPSNLVGDDPRQARRYISMLSMPFLQTYVGGMSKYSPYLNAGYAKYISNQNMSLGLIQSLTPNELARATAK; this is encoded by the coding sequence ATGAATAGCTTGTTTCGTAAGTGGGTCAGCACCCTCAAAAAAAATTGGCAGTTGCTGGTTCTATCTACGGTGCTGCCAACCTTTGGGTTGAGTCATTCAGCCTTAGCAGCAGAACGAATTTATGCATCTTATTCAGCCATAGAACGTTCTGTTTCCGTTACAGCCTTGGAAAACTTCGCTACAAACGGCTTAGTAGATGAAGAATTGGCAGTTTATACCCAATTTCTCAAACCAGAACAACTTCAGGAGTTGCGACGGGTATTAGTTAGTCCGATTAAGGTTGATCCTGTGGCAGTATCACAATTTCTCTATACGCCCCAGGGAGAATTTTTGCTAAAACGCTTAGGAGGAGTAATTAGAACCGAATCTCGCCAACCAAATCCAGGATTCCATGCTTTGCGATCGGCGTTGATATTAGCAGCAAATGAACCAGGAGGCTTAACACTATTAAATTTGGTGCGGAAGTATCCCAACTCTAGCATTCATATTGACTTAGCACGTACTCTGGGTATTGCAGCAGAACTAACAAAACTGGTGAATGACACCAACCGTGCCGTAGCAGCAGTTTTTCAAAAGTCTGCCACAGAAGCTGCTAACATTCCGCCATCACTCAATCTTTCTAAATTGCCAGATGTACGGCATCAGGGAAAATTTGTTGTGACAAAAAACTCGTTGAATCAAATAGATGGTGCAAGAGGACGGGAACGGCTTTTACTCAGCGATGTTTATCTTCCTAACGCCCGTAGCAAAGTACCCGTGATCGTTATTTCTCACGGTTTAGGTACAGACAGCAGCAACTTTCGATATTTGGCTGAATATCTAGCTTCCCACGGTTTTGCTGTTATCGTTCCTAATCATCCAGGTAGCAATACTCAACAACTGCGATCGCTACTTAATGGCAGTGCTAAAGAAATATCACAAGCAGACGAATTTTACAATCGTCCTTTAGATATAAAATATATATTAGATCGATTAGAGAATGATGTTAACTTTAAGAATCGGCTAAATCTACAACAAGTAGGTGTAATTGGGCAATCTTTTGGTGGTTATACAGCTTTAGCTTTAGCTGGTGCAAAGATTAACTTTAAGCAATTAAATAAAGACTGTAATGAACAAGCACTCCAACAAACTTGGAACATGTCTTTGCTATTCCAGTGTCGTGCTTTAGAATTACATGGCAACAACTATGGTATTAGCTATAACCTGCGAGATGAGCGAGTTAAAGCTGTGATTGCAATTAACCCAATTACCAGCAGTATCTTTGGTGAAGCGGGCTTAAGTCAAATTAAAATTCCAGTCATGATAGTTGCTGGCAGTGATGATACAATCGCACCTGCCTTGTATGAACAAATACAACCCTTCTCGTGGATTACAAATTCTCACAAGTATCTCGTCTTACTTGCTGGTGGAACACATTTTTCTACTATTGGCGAGAGTGGTAAAACTTCTAAACAAATGCCGTTACCTTCAAACTTAGTCGGAGATGATCCAAGACAAGCACGTCGTTACATAAGTATGTTAAGTATGCCTTTCTTGCAAACTTACGTTGGTGGCATGTCGAAATACTCTCCCTATTTGAATGCTGGCTATGCTAAATACATTTCTAACCAGAATATGAGCTTAGGTCTAATTCAGTCTTTAACTCCAAATGAATTGGCAAGAGCTACAGCAAAGTAG
- a CDS encoding DUF1269 domain-containing protein — translation MADLKQGKKAGLIDIVDAAVVVNDDNGNLKITDSKHRIAKGFVTGGVLGGLVGLLAAPPAAAVAAGGGVIGALVGKLKGTPLKAEMKDIGSDLPPNTSAIAATIEHNQEAQLEALEAALADGAVKVVRDSIKADIAEQLNAGGNVLYTAASGTAASGVGRVAQTPEGTRVSGIVANDDGVFIENAQITDEPLN, via the coding sequence ATGGCTGATCTTAAGCAGGGCAAGAAGGCGGGATTAATCGACATCGTAGATGCTGCCGTCGTTGTCAATGATGACAACGGCAACCTCAAGATCACTGACTCGAAACATCGTATAGCTAAGGGTTTTGTTACAGGTGGTGTACTCGGTGGCTTGGTTGGTTTGCTAGCTGCACCACCAGCTGCTGCGGTGGCTGCGGGTGGTGGTGTTATTGGGGCGCTCGTAGGTAAGTTGAAGGGTACTCCGCTAAAAGCTGAAATGAAAGATATTGGCTCAGACTTACCGCCAAATACTTCAGCGATCGCAGCAACCATTGAACACAACCAAGAGGCACAGTTGGAAGCGTTGGAAGCTGCACTAGCAGACGGAGCTGTAAAAGTCGTTCGCGATTCTATTAAGGCCGACATCGCTGAGCAGTTGAATGCGGGTGGCAACGTACTATATACCGCAGCCAGTGGCACAGCTGCCTCGGGAGTTGGTCGCGTAGCTCAGACACCGGAGGGAACTCGGGTAAGCGGTATCGTCGCTAATGATGACGGCGTCTTTATAGAGAACGCGCAAATCACAGACGAGCCGTTGAACTAA
- a CDS encoding MGH1-like glycoside hydrolase domain-containing protein, whose translation MAQNDLVSTNRNRSRYELEYELLDTGIFDEDRYFDVFVEYAKADAEDILIKISIINRGAETAPIHVLPTLWFRNTWSWADGGAKPVLTKVEGTANSVVHAHITDTLLNQNISDYYLYCDGVATLLFTENETNNQRLFGTPNASPYVKDGINNYIVHGQQDAVNPSNVGTKVSPHYEITVGANETKVIRLRLSKHAPVQISEPFSTDFEQTFVTCIQEADEFYKTVIPPSVLADSDRTNVMRQALAGMMWTKQYFYYDLNQWLRERNVTPWTSAANRRHVRNSDWFHMHNNHIVSMPDKWEYPWYAAWDLAFHVIPISLIDPDFAKDQLLLMLQEDYLHPNGQIPAYEWNFGDVNPPVHAFATWEIYTRDRERNNGVGDIEFLKYAFSKLLINFTWWVNRKDEGGNNLFQGGFLGLDNIGVFDRSSALPTGGYLDQADGTAWMVFFSQRMFQIAIELALHDPLYEDFAIKFFEHTMWIAGAMDQIGEYQDELWDEEDGFFYDVLRFPDGNSTRLKVRSLVGLLSLMAVAVFPREAFAKLPRFKTEAQKFILQHPELTDNVHLPSKLGERGRLMLSILNEDKLRRVLSRMLDESEFLSDYGIRSLSRYHLQHPYSFYHAGQEYKVGYVPGDSTSGMFGGNSNWRGPIWMPVNMLLLRSLLHLYSYYGDSFTFEYPTGSGKYLSLFDITQQMSERIVGIFLKDKFGRRPVYGGTQKFQTDPHWRDLILFYEYFHGDNGAGIGASHQTGWTGCVARIIQGLGYFTKEIVLDTITPGELAKY comes from the coding sequence GTGGCTCAAAATGATTTAGTTAGCACTAATCGTAACCGTAGCCGTTATGAACTGGAATACGAGTTGTTAGATACGGGCATCTTTGACGAAGATCGCTACTTTGATGTGTTTGTAGAATACGCCAAAGCAGATGCCGAAGATATTTTGATTAAAATCAGCATTATCAACCGAGGAGCGGAAACTGCTCCCATTCATGTCCTACCAACTCTTTGGTTTCGTAACACCTGGTCTTGGGCAGACGGTGGAGCCAAGCCTGTATTAACCAAGGTTGAGGGAACAGCTAACAGTGTGGTTCATGCCCACATTACTGATACCCTGCTGAATCAAAACATCAGCGATTACTACTTATACTGTGATGGTGTAGCTACGCTGCTGTTTACGGAGAATGAAACGAACAATCAGAGGTTATTTGGCACACCCAATGCCAGTCCCTATGTAAAAGATGGCATCAATAATTACATTGTGCATGGACAGCAAGATGCTGTTAATCCCAGCAATGTTGGCACAAAAGTCTCACCCCATTATGAAATTACTGTTGGGGCAAACGAGACAAAGGTGATCCGATTGCGCCTTTCAAAACATGCTCCAGTTCAGATCAGCGAGCCATTTAGCACCGACTTCGAGCAAACGTTTGTGACTTGTATTCAGGAAGCGGATGAGTTCTATAAAACTGTGATTCCACCATCGGTTTTAGCAGATAGCGATCGCACCAATGTCATGCGGCAGGCACTGGCAGGGATGATGTGGACGAAACAATACTTTTACTACGACCTAAATCAATGGCTAAGGGAGCGCAACGTTACTCCTTGGACATCGGCAGCCAACAGGAGGCACGTGCGGAACAGCGATTGGTTTCACATGCATAACAATCATATTGTTTCCATGCCAGACAAGTGGGAATATCCCTGGTACGCTGCCTGGGATCTGGCATTTCACGTGATTCCCATTAGTTTAATCGATCCGGACTTTGCCAAAGATCAACTGCTGCTGATGCTACAAGAAGATTACTTGCACCCGAACGGGCAAATTCCTGCCTATGAATGGAATTTTGGCGATGTGAATCCACCTGTACATGCCTTTGCCACCTGGGAAATTTACACCCGCGATCGCGAACGGAACAACGGTGTGGGCGATATTGAATTCCTTAAATACGCCTTTTCCAAATTGCTGATCAACTTCACTTGGTGGGTCAACCGCAAAGACGAAGGTGGCAACAATTTGTTTCAAGGTGGATTTTTGGGACTGGACAACATAGGGGTATTTGATCGTAGTTCAGCGTTACCCACAGGTGGCTACCTCGATCAAGCAGACGGCACTGCCTGGATGGTGTTCTTCAGTCAGCGCATGTTCCAGATTGCGATTGAATTGGCACTCCATGATCCGCTCTACGAAGACTTTGCGATCAAGTTTTTTGAACATACCATGTGGATTGCTGGAGCTATGGATCAGATTGGTGAATACCAAGACGAACTGTGGGATGAAGAAGACGGCTTCTTCTACGATGTGCTGCGCTTTCCTGATGGCAACTCCACCCGCTTAAAAGTGCGGTCATTAGTGGGTTTATTATCACTGATGGCAGTTGCCGTTTTCCCACGTGAAGCCTTTGCAAAGCTGCCGCGCTTTAAGACAGAAGCACAAAAGTTCATTTTGCAGCATCCCGAACTGACTGACAATGTCCATCTCCCCAGTAAGCTTGGTGAGCGAGGGCGGCTGATGTTGTCTATCTTGAACGAAGACAAACTGCGCCGTGTTCTCTCCAGAATGCTGGATGAATCAGAGTTCCTCAGCGATTACGGGATTCGTTCTCTTTCCCGCTATCACTTGCAGCATCCTTACAGCTTCTACCACGCTGGACAGGAGTACAAAGTAGGATACGTTCCCGGTGACTCTACCTCAGGCATGTTCGGTGGCAATTCTAACTGGCGCGGTCCTATTTGGATGCCTGTCAATATGTTGCTGTTGCGATCGCTACTTCATCTCTATAGCTACTACGGCGATTCCTTTACCTTTGAATACCCCACAGGATCTGGTAAATACCTATCGCTGTTTGACATCACCCAGCAAATGAGCGAGCGAATTGTGGGCATTTTTCTTAAGGATAAATTCGGTCGCCGTCCGGTTTACGGTGGCACGCAGAAGTTCCAAACAGACCCCCACTGGCGCGATCTAATTCTGTTCTACGAATATTTCCACGGAGATAATGGGGCGGGAATTGGTGCTAGTCACCAAACTGGATGGACTGGCTGCGTCGCCCGAATAATTCAGGGGTTGGGCTACTTTACTAAGGAAATTGTCTTGGATACTATAACACCTGGAGAACTGGCAAAGTACTAG
- a CDS encoding phosphate-starvation-inducible PsiE family protein encodes MQLLKDLPVKPVKRESWLNLGRIVQALELVQDLIVISLCIGLFSFMVLQIWTMFLSLLPPIHFHVVTADILSLLILVELFRLLIIYLQEQRVSIGVAVEVSIVSVLREMIVRGVLETTFMQVLAACAFLLVLGVLMVLRVWLPPTFEGIDPEQEVSKRYKKRLAQEMAELNGHSNGHSNY; translated from the coding sequence ATGCAATTGCTGAAAGATTTGCCAGTCAAACCTGTAAAGCGAGAAAGTTGGTTGAATTTAGGTCGGATTGTGCAAGCACTGGAATTAGTTCAAGATTTAATTGTGATTTCTTTGTGCATCGGGCTATTTAGCTTTATGGTGCTGCAAATCTGGACTATGTTTCTTTCTTTGCTCCCCCCGATCCACTTCCACGTTGTGACAGCAGATATTTTGTCATTGCTGATTTTAGTAGAATTATTCCGTCTGCTGATTATTTATTTGCAAGAACAACGGGTTTCGATTGGGGTGGCTGTAGAAGTTTCGATTGTTTCTGTACTCCGAGAAATGATTGTACGCGGTGTACTGGAAACAACTTTTATGCAAGTATTGGCTGCTTGTGCTTTTTTACTGGTACTGGGTGTATTAATGGTGCTACGAGTTTGGCTACCTCCAACTTTTGAAGGTATTGATCCTGAACAAGAAGTCTCGAAGCGTTACAAAAAGCGCCTTGCCCAAGAAATGGCTGAATTAAATGGTCATTCCAATGGTCATTCCAATTATTGA